TAATGGAATACTCGCACACCAACAGAGTAAAGGACAAAAACAATGAGATAATTTCCCCCATTACCCTCACTATCCCAGTTATACTCTCTACAGTTAACCCTTACCCTTGACGATTTATGCCTGAAAATTGGATGCTTCCGAGGATTTTTCCCATTGGTGGAATCTTGTTTGACCTTTTATTTGTAATGATTGCCATCCCCATCGAAGCTTATGTTTTACACTCTCGACTAAAATTTGACAAAAAAACCAGTACTTTTTATGCCATTTCTATTAATCTTTTTTCTAGTGTAATTGGTTGGTTCATATTTTTTGTATCTGAACCACTATTGCCGATACAGGTGAAATCAGAATTAATTAACTATATGTTTTTTAATACTTTTAAATTGCCAAGTACCCAAACTTTAATTATATTAACTGCCTGTATAATTTTCTTCGCTACTTTTTTGATGAAATTTTTTATTTTAAGAGTTTTGCTATTATCATTACATGAACCAGTTGCTAAAAAAGAGGACAAAGAAGAAGAAGAAACTAAAATATCTCAGAGGCAGCAAAGGCTTCGTATGAGCAGCGTTAACTTTCAAAATACCAATTTAGTTACTACTATATTAATAGCCAATTCTCTGAGCTATACTGCTATAACCATTGTCTTATTATTTCGTTCAAAATAGCAATATTTATTTGTTTAATTCAGAGGAAGATGAGCGATCAATTAATCAGGTGTAGGGAGGAATATGAATACGCTATTTAAAGATGTATTTGGGGTTTTTAAATTTGCGGAAGGGCTTTATGCGGGAATTAGAAAAATATTAGTTCCACCGAAAGCTTATTCTTGGCAGACATTTATTTATATGAGTGTTTTTTCTTGGGGACTCTCATATTTTGCCACAGGTTATATTAAAGATATCATTGCCTTTTTTGGTTGGTTATTTTTAATTGCTGGTACAGCTTGGTATACAACCGAAGATCCTTTAAGGGTTCCTGGTACTTTTATGCCAGTCGGTGCAGTCATCACTGGATTCTTAGTGAGTGTTTTTGCTTTTGGAAATCAACAGGATGTAATTACAGCAAGAACCATCGTTTTTTGGCCGACACTTTCAGCACTAATTACGGCAATACCAGAATTTATCGAAGGAAATGACACCGACGCCAAAGCTCGAATTCCTAAACCACAAGACCGCCAAAGAATCATAATTTTAGTTGCTAGTAGTATGCTGCTAAGTTGTTGGATTCAGTTTCATTTTGTGATGGATAATTGGTTACAGCAATATCCTAGTTTGCAGGCAGATACTTTTAGACGTAGTACCTTTGTTGTCAGAACAGAAGAACCAGTAAAAATCCCACGAAACGGCGCTATAATTCTAGAGAAACTTCAACCAATAGTAGAAGAAGAAATAGCTAAAAGACCTTGGTCAGAAGTAGAGAAATGGCTGATTCCTCAGAAAGATCGGGAACATCGCGTAGTCACTCTGGGTAGGGAAGTAATTCAAAAAAACCTGGGTAAATATGAAGAGAGGAAACTATGGCGTGTTGAACCGCGTGTAGATAATAATAAGTCTGGATATATATTAGATTTACTAAGTATTTGGACAGGCCCAAGTTCTAACCCACGAGGCTATTACTTGAAAAAATCTTGTCGGATTAAACAACTTCCAGCAACTAGCGATTCTGGCAATAAGATTACAGTTGCAGACATCGAATGCGATGTCGCCAGTAAATTGATTCCTGGTTCACCACTTCCGCAACTGTGAGAAGTGAGGCAGAGGAGCAGGAAGCAGGGAGCAAGGGGGAGAATAGAATTACCTCTTTACCGTGCGCTACCTACGCCTATACCTCTTCCCAATAACAAATGACAAATGACAAATGACAAATGGCTATTAACAGAATTTTTGTATTGGCAAAGAATGTCTTTCAGGAAGTGGTACGCGATCGCATCCTATATATTATTGGTTTTTATGCGCTAATACTCGCCATTGCCTTCCGCGCCCTTCCTGAATTTGCAGCTACGACTGAAGGCAAAATGTTTTTAGACTTTGGGATGGCAGCGATGAATGCCATCGGGTTAATTATTACGATATTTATTGGTACGGGACTAGTTAATAAAGAAATTGAAAAGCGCACTATCTTGGTGTTGATTGCTAAACCTGTCAGTCGCAGCGAAATTATCGTTGGCAAATACTTGGGTTTATCCGCAGTACTAGCTGTACTGATCGCTATAATGACAGTAATTTATCTGGTATTTCTACAATTTGGTAATATTCCTCATCCAACAGCGAGTATTCTAATTGCTGCAATTTTCTTAGTATTGCAGTTGTCATTAATCACTGCTCTGGCTATTACCTTTGGTGTTTTTACAGCTTCTCTGTTAGCGACTATTTTAACCTTTGCGGTATATTTAATCGGCAATATTACTCAAGATTTAGTACAACTTGGTCGTCTGAGTCGTAACCCTGGTATAGAAATTCTCACTCAAGGTTTATTTCTCATCTTGCCAGATTTATCGCGATTAGATTTGAAAAATGATGCAGTTTATGGTTTGCAAGCATTACCTGATACAACTGCACTGATTCTGAATGCTGGCTATGGCTTACTTTATAGTGCCATGTTGTTAGCGATCGCTATTTTTATCTTTTCACAACGCGAATTTTAGGTATTGGGCGTTGAGGTAGGGTGTCATCATCGGTGAACCAAATTAAATGAGTAAGGAGTAATGAGTAATGAGTAATGAGTAATGAGTAATGAG
This Nostoc sp. C052 DNA region includes the following protein-coding sequences:
- the fraC gene encoding filament integrity protein FraC; its protein translation is MPENWMLPRIFPIGGILFDLLFVMIAIPIEAYVLHSRLKFDKKTSTFYAISINLFSSVIGWFIFFVSEPLLPIQVKSELINYMFFNTFKLPSTQTLIILTACIIFFATFLMKFFILRVLLLSLHEPVAKKEDKEEEETKISQRQQRLRMSSVNFQNTNLVTTILIANSLSYTAITIVLLFRSK
- the fraD gene encoding septal junction protein FraD, translating into MNTLFKDVFGVFKFAEGLYAGIRKILVPPKAYSWQTFIYMSVFSWGLSYFATGYIKDIIAFFGWLFLIAGTAWYTTEDPLRVPGTFMPVGAVITGFLVSVFAFGNQQDVITARTIVFWPTLSALITAIPEFIEGNDTDAKARIPKPQDRQRIIILVASSMLLSCWIQFHFVMDNWLQQYPSLQADTFRRSTFVVRTEEPVKIPRNGAIILEKLQPIVEEEIAKRPWSEVEKWLIPQKDREHRVVTLGREVIQKNLGKYEERKLWRVEPRVDNNKSGYILDLLSIWTGPSSNPRGYYLKKSCRIKQLPATSDSGNKITVADIECDVASKLIPGSPLPQL
- a CDS encoding ABC transporter permease; protein product: MAINRIFVLAKNVFQEVVRDRILYIIGFYALILAIAFRALPEFAATTEGKMFLDFGMAAMNAIGLIITIFIGTGLVNKEIEKRTILVLIAKPVSRSEIIVGKYLGLSAVLAVLIAIMTVIYLVFLQFGNIPHPTASILIAAIFLVLQLSLITALAITFGVFTASLLATILTFAVYLIGNITQDLVQLGRLSRNPGIEILTQGLFLILPDLSRLDLKNDAVYGLQALPDTTALILNAGYGLLYSAMLLAIAIFIFSQREF